The Solanum lycopersicum chromosome 8, SLM_r2.1 DNA segment AAATTGGAGATGAGCTTAAGGTATACAAGTTGAAAAAGGCTCTCTATGGACTAAGACAAGCTCCACGAGCTTGGTATAGTCGCATTTTGTTGCTAGTCTCCATCGTTCTAGCACAGTAACTCATTACAGACTCTCCTTCCTTCATCTGCAAAGTCTCAAAATCCCTTCTTAAGGCTTGAAGCTGTGCGCGCTTCACTCTAGCAGTACCttgatatttctttctcatgGAGTCCCATATATCCTTGGAAGTTTCTTTACAAAGAATAGTTTCCAAGATAGGACGTTCAATAGCCTGAAAGAGGTAATTTTTTGCCTTCAAATCTTTCAACTTTCTTGCTTCGAACTCCATCTTTTGAGCATTCGTCAAAGCCTTGAATTCCGTTGGAGCGCTGATGCCATCCTCGATAATTTGCCAATACTCTTTTGACCGTAAAAAATTTTCCATCAGCATACTCCAATGGTCATAATGGCCATCAAAACGAGGAATGGCTGCTTGCACAAATTTGTTCTTTGAAGCCATAAACTCACAATAtctctctttgttttctttttgaaactaaCCTGCAGCTCTGATGCCACTGATAGGAAAGAAACTAATTCCAGAGATATATTGTTGTGTGAGTAAAACACAATGGAGAAGAAGAGAGGACTTATAGAAGAGAATTTTTTATTGACTGAAAAAAAACTGCAATGCAGTcattcttatatataaaaacatagtAAACGTTAAGCTAATATATAGTAACTATCCAACAATATTTTCTCCTAAAACTAGGTAACAACCCATGTTTAAACTACTTCCTAAAGACAAGGACAAACAAAATagataagaatttattttctaacaGAACTCTAATTTACTAAACTGAATTATTAAAACTAACATATAGTTACAACAagagcaagcaaatttttcttttgtactcTATCAAGACAACATAAAATATGAAGGAAAGTCACTAATTGTCCACAGAAGAGCTTCTCGcatttgaaaagtttgattTCTTGAAGCATAATATGTTTCAACCACAGAATTCCACAACAATTTTAACTCATCTATCAATGGATATAAGTAAACATCAATGTCTTTTCAAGGTGATCGTGGGCCAGGTATAAGTAAAGATTGTTTAGAATATACAAATTTCATGCACATCCAAGCGGCAAATTATACGTCATCAACATAACTATCCATGTGCTATGAGAGATACTCATGGTTCCAAATTGATTGAACCTATCACTTGGTAATCCAAGTCTCACATTGCGAGAATCTAGGGCAAAATCTGGATGCAACCTATCAAAATAAATCCACGATTGACCATCAGCAGGATGCCTTAACTTTCCATATTTAGAATGCTCGTCATCATTTCACGTCAAAGAATTTGCATTCTTTGAGCACATAAATAACCTTTTGAGTCTACGAATTAATGGAAAGTATCTCGAAGTCTTTGCTGAAACTCGATGTGATTTTTTAGATGACTCAACCTCACTATCAACTTCAGGATTTTTAATATATCGTGAAGCTCCGTAAGTACGACCAAATTCATCATCCTTATGAtcattcctaaacaacatgcaatcatttagacatgcatcaattttttcataatcaAGGCCGAGATTCATAACCGCCGAGATTCTTAACCATagactttgttttattgtattAGGGAGGAATGTTAAACTCGGGCATCGCCTCTTTTAATAACTCTAAAACAAAAGTGAATGATTCGTTGCTCCATCCATGTAGacaatttaacaaatataaacaaaGTGTGAATGATAATTTAGAGAATCATGTACAACCATGATATAATTCTTGCCCTGCGTCTTCAACTAAGTTATAGTATTTCTTGGCATCTTCATTTAGACCATTATAAGCTCCTTCTGTGTGTGTAACATCGCTAAATTAATCATTCAACAATCCATAAAAATTATCATGCGAGCAATCCATATCATCTTCAACATTAAACTTGATATCCCATTCTCCGTAACTGATCCATCCGTTGTTGATCAATCTAGTATAACCTTTAACAAATCCATAACATATTTGATGATCATATACTACATTCCTTTTAGTCGAACGAATATTAAAACAATTTGCACATGGAAACTGAATTTCCTCTCCCTGAGGATTTACATAAGAGTAAGCAAAATCTAGGAATGATTGATTCCACACTATCAATATAGGGTTTTCTATACCTTGCTAAATTCATCCAATCCTTGGATGGGATATTTGAATTCGTATAAGAAGATAtcgatattttatattttaataacaaTCCTTAAATTCATGATTAAGTTACCAAAATCAGGTGTTATGAGATGATAATCGTTTCTTACGTAGTCATGGCACTTGTGTTATGCCAAATAAAACTTTGAATCCTCCACAAATGTTTTTGAATATTGAATGTGGTTCTAAGggtaaataagtaattaataggATAGAAGGAATTAAGAAAGACAGTGAAATTAATCGGATAgacaaaatttaatgaactaatCAAGAATATTGAAGTGTTCAAAGCTTAATAGAATCCTGTGATAGGTTCTACTTGAAACCTGATTTTCAAGAGTTCATtaattttacttcaattgttgTGTAGCCTTCCGAAATccaaaaatggaagaaaaccATTAAACCGATCTAAAGCAAGCAAGTTGAACTAGCTTTTAAGTCTATAATTTAGTGCATTTTACATTCGGAAAAACATGTATTGATAAATGTTATATGTGCAATCAGACAATGTTGGAGAGTGCTAGGCATGTTAAGTTGCAGCTCGCATATGGAGCATGTTCTTATTAGTTTTCATATCTACTGTAGTTAAATGCCATGACTCACCCTATAATCAGAACCTACAAGGACTACAAAACAACTATATTTCATAAGaaaatttttcagaaaaataagGGGATCTAACATAGAAGACATTATATATAGCTTAATCTATTTGTGAAGGGATTTTCTTGATCTCTATTCCTAGTTCTTGTTCAATTCTATATCTCACAGTCAGATAGATACTATCACTAGTAGCAGAAATCAACACAAAGAGCTTAATGATCTagtataaaagaaatgaacacaattaatatatacaaagtgAAGTTATCCTCAAAAGTAACCAGGCTAACAGCTAAACCAAGGTTCACAAATCTCCTTGATCGTCCAACCTGCAAAACAAGTTATCAATGATGAAATagcaaaaacaatatataagtcAATAAGAAAGATCAAAGATCTGTTATACATAACCTGTGCAAATACGTTTCCCAGTTCTTACGGAAATCAGAATTGATAACAACGTTAACTGCTTGAATATCAATTCCTCTAGTAAACAAATAGGTCCATCaagaaagaatataaaattaagaaatttaacaattaatcaatttgaCATTTCAGCTGTAAGAAACCCCAAAAGTAATCAATTTCttttaaacaaaaaacaaaattttcttctaaacacaagctaCTGAACCAAAAAAGTTCATCAAAAGAATAAATCCAAGTAGTATAACCAAATTGGTTACTTAATGTACTATCGATGAGTATTACGAATGATTAGCATTATAAACAAAAGAATCCCATTAGCTTCCAGGTTCCAAGAAGCAAATAAACAATGGAACGTTATCCAAAACTGAAACAAGCcggaaatataaaaatactgaAGCATGCTGGAAATGGATCTATTGAACTTTAAACTGTTACAAACCTACTtacttaaaagaaaatatggacaGAAATctgaaacatataaaaatatgaagcTATGTTCTGGATTAAGAGCAGAactatgaattattattatcataaatcatgaGTTGGAACTCGCAACTCGAGAACAGATATTAGACACATCTATTGTGTTGAGGTAGTGACtccaaaaaaaaggaaatagcCAAGATTTATGCTTATATGTAAACCCCTTTGACAATATTGCAATAGAGAAATCAAATGATATTGCAGATACATCCACaactaaaaaaatgttaaaaacaaATGAGGCAAACCATATTAATTCATCTTGAAGATATGCATTGACTCAATAAATCTCCCAAACTAACAAGTAATAACTCCAAAATTTGCATTGAAATGA contains these protein-coding regions:
- the LOC138337938 gene encoding uncharacterized protein; this translates as MASKNKFVQAAIPRFDGHYDHWSMLMENFLRSKEYWQIIEDGISAPTEFKALTNAQKMEFEARKLKDLKAKNYLFQAIERPILETILCKETSKDIWDSMRKKYQGTARVKRAQLQALRRDFETLQMKEGESVMSYCARTMETSNKMRLYQARGACLSP